A genomic segment from Mastomys coucha isolate ucsf_1 unplaced genomic scaffold, UCSF_Mcou_1 pScaffold7, whole genome shotgun sequence encodes:
- the Il9 gene encoding interleukin-9, with the protein MLVTYILASVLLFGSVLGQRCSTTWGIKDTSYLIEKLKDDPPSKCSCSSNVTSCLCLSVPSDDCTTPCYQEGLSQVTNATQKTRFSLFFFRVKRTVETLKNSKCPLFSCEKPCNQTTAGNTLSFLKSLLGTFQKTEMQVRKSQV; encoded by the exons ATGTTGGTGACATACATCCTTGCCTCTGTTTTGCTCTTCGGTTCTGTGCTGGGCCAGAGATGCAGCACCACATGGGGCATCAAAGACACCAGTTACCTTATTGAAAAGCTGAAG GATGACCCACCATCAAAATGCAGCTGCAGCAGCAAT GTGACCAGCTGCCTGTGTCTCTCGGTCCCATCT GATGACTGTACCACACCGTGCTACCAGGAGGGACTGTCACAGGTGACCAATGCAACACAGAAAACAAgattctccctttttttctttcggGTAAAGAGGACAGTTGAAACCCTAAAGAACAGCAAGTGTCCG CTCTTTTCCTGCGAAAAGCCCTGCAACCAGACCACAGCAGGCAACACCCTGTCATTTCTGAAGAGTCTCCTGGGGACATTCCAGAAGACAGAGATGCAAGTGCGGAAAAGCCAAGTGTGA